The Oceanispirochaeta sp. M1 genome has a window encoding:
- a CDS encoding ABC transporter permease: MRNYFIRRLIYSLLTIFIIATVLFFVMHSIPGGPFTRERPVPPEIMRVLNEKYKLDQPLYMQYLDYMKGLITFDLGPSFSKIGISVNDLIIEGFPPTAKVGFLAALLIVVLGVPFGIISALKQNKPIDYFVMFMATLGVTIPSFVIAALMIYFFAGKLGWIPPFGLSTPASYIGPIIALAGYSLSFVTRLTRSSMLEVLRQDYVRTARANGLREWSVIGKHAVKNALIPVITYMGPTIAALMTGSFVVERMFAIPGIGRYFVESVSNRDYTVIMGINVMFAAFYVLMVLLVDVAYALIDPRIRFEKESK; encoded by the coding sequence ATGAGAAATTATTTCATACGACGCCTGATTTATTCCCTGTTGACAATATTTATAATTGCCACAGTTCTTTTCTTTGTGATGCACTCCATTCCGGGCGGACCCTTTACTCGTGAACGGCCAGTTCCTCCGGAAATCATGCGCGTTTTAAATGAAAAATATAAACTTGATCAGCCCTTGTATATGCAGTACCTGGATTATATGAAGGGACTTATTACTTTTGACCTTGGTCCTTCTTTTTCAAAAATAGGTATATCTGTAAATGACCTGATTATCGAAGGATTTCCACCAACTGCTAAAGTTGGATTTCTGGCAGCCTTATTGATTGTTGTCTTAGGTGTGCCCTTCGGTATCATCTCTGCTTTGAAGCAGAATAAACCCATTGACTATTTTGTGATGTTTATGGCGACCCTGGGGGTTACAATCCCCAGTTTCGTTATTGCAGCACTGATGATATACTTCTTTGCCGGGAAACTGGGTTGGATTCCCCCCTTTGGTTTATCTACTCCCGCCAGTTACATCGGTCCTATTATTGCTCTGGCAGGCTATTCACTCTCCTTTGTAACCCGTCTGACCCGTTCCAGTATGCTGGAAGTTCTAAGGCAGGATTATGTGAGAACCGCCCGTGCCAATGGCCTCAGGGAATGGTCAGTTATCGGTAAGCATGCTGTCAAGAATGCTTTGATTCCTGTTATTACCTATATGGGTCCCACCATTGCGGCACTCATGACAGGATCATTTGTTGTGGAGCGAATGTTTGCCATTCCAGGCATCGGCCGTTATTTTGTAGAATCCGTATCCAATCGTGACTATACCGTTATCATGGGAATTAATGTCATGTTTGCTGCCTTCTATGTTCTAATGGTTCTTCTGGTTGATGTAGCCTATGCCCTGATCGATCCACGCATCAGGTTTGAAAAGGAGAGCAAATAG
- a CDS encoding ABC transporter permease: MDSKQFKFIDKSVTEIPEKMRPSLTYWQDAWRRLKNHRMAMVGLCGVILIVIIAVFGPLFVEATYSDQNLDYANVPPRMSIYQLEEGYNVFLTNDYKLLRISDKGEILGRLKKGKTDPINKLYTYEDKEEGVKVVLDFSYNLLKDKLGYAYDYAFLYGDKDPITAPLKKVSNKTYPFGSDLLGRDLMIRVIYGARISLTVALVASLVNLFIGVVYGSAAGYEGGRTDTIMMRFVDILTAIPLVLYVILIMVIVGNRGLWTMIIALGSVYWVVMARLVRGQVLSLKSQEFVLAAQALGVSKRQIIFRHLIPNAMGPIIVSMTMMIPSAVFTEAFIGFIGLGVSAPMASWGTLANDGLQGLQSYPYQLFFPSMAIAITMLSFNFLGDGLRDALDPRLRKG; this comes from the coding sequence ATGGATTCCAAGCAATTTAAATTTATAGATAAGAGCGTAACGGAAATCCCCGAGAAAATGCGCCCCAGTCTCACCTATTGGCAGGATGCCTGGCGAAGACTTAAAAATCATAGAATGGCAATGGTAGGACTCTGTGGAGTCATTCTTATTGTTATAATAGCTGTCTTCGGTCCTCTTTTTGTAGAGGCCACTTACTCAGATCAGAACCTTGATTATGCCAATGTACCTCCCCGGATGTCTATTTATCAGTTGGAAGAGGGATACAATGTATTTCTGACCAATGATTATAAGCTGCTGAGGATTTCGGACAAAGGTGAAATCCTGGGACGTCTTAAAAAAGGCAAGACTGACCCCATTAATAAACTTTATACCTACGAAGATAAGGAAGAGGGTGTTAAGGTTGTTCTGGATTTTTCCTATAACCTTCTAAAGGATAAATTGGGTTATGCCTATGATTATGCTTTTCTGTATGGTGATAAAGACCCAATCACTGCTCCTTTGAAAAAAGTCAGTAATAAAACATACCCCTTTGGTTCTGATTTACTCGGACGTGATCTTATGATCAGAGTTATCTACGGTGCCCGTATTTCTTTGACTGTGGCTCTGGTCGCATCCCTGGTAAACCTGTTTATCGGTGTTGTCTACGGAAGTGCAGCCGGCTATGAGGGGGGACGTACAGATACGATCATGATGAGGTTTGTTGATATTCTGACTGCTATTCCTCTCGTTCTCTACGTCATACTTATTATGGTTATTGTAGGTAACAGAGGGTTATGGACCATGATTATCGCACTGGGATCGGTGTACTGGGTTGTAATGGCCCGTCTGGTGAGAGGTCAGGTTCTAAGCCTTAAGAGTCAGGAGTTTGTATTGGCTGCCCAGGCTCTGGGTGTTTCCAAGAGACAAATCATTTTTCGTCATCTTATTCCCAATGCAATGGGACCCATCATCGTCTCAATGACCATGATGATCCCTTCTGCCGTATTTACCGAAGCCTTTATCGGGTTTATCGGATTGGGAGTTTCCGCTCCCATGGCCTCCTGGGGAACCCTGGCCAATGATGGCCTGCAGGGTCTTCAGTCCTATCCCTACCAGTTGTTCTTTCCCTCCATGGCAATTGCCATAACCATGCTCTCATTCAACTTTCTGGGAGATGGACTGCGGGATGCGCTGGACCCCAGATTGAGAAAAGGATAA